Proteins encoded together in one Lysinibacillus sp. FSL K6-0232 window:
- a CDS encoding sodium/glutamate symporter codes for MTVYTILTDFACASILILIGMLLRAKIKFIQRSFIPASLLAGFLGLALGPSFLNILPFSEDIGSYAGVITIFVFAAVGINGFSFSPNNMKRDINRMGAYATYKVLIIAMQLSIPIIFSIIVISKLDPSINYGFGLLLAAGFYGGHGTAAAVGTTFENMGWETATDLGMTAATGGILAGIFGGLIFIKWATRKGYTHYVKDFSEISNDLKTGLVQPQNRTSLGQETVSPIALDPIAFHIALLLVPSGFGYLLNNYIANTWGLEFPTFTIAFLLALVMYLLLGKGEKGVYKYVDSKVVDRLGSAATDFLVFFGVASIKLPIILEYALPLGLLMLSGVVIVVVMLVIVGPAMNYESWFERSIFVYGYSTGVFAIGLTLLRVVDPNNKSKTLTDTAVVGPLNTPLELFAWSAGPIMLLGGQHWTFVGIFSAIAIACFVIARIFKWWYWKIPLGERPPVPLEDDRSSSS; via the coding sequence ATGACAGTATATACGATATTAACGGATTTTGCTTGTGCCAGCATTCTTATCTTAATTGGGATGCTGCTGCGTGCCAAAATTAAATTTATTCAACGAAGCTTTATTCCTGCCAGCTTATTAGCAGGATTTTTAGGCTTGGCATTAGGACCAAGCTTTTTAAATATTCTGCCGTTTTCTGAAGATATCGGCTCATATGCAGGCGTTATTACCATTTTCGTATTTGCAGCCGTTGGGATTAATGGCTTCTCCTTCTCACCGAATAATATGAAGCGAGATATTAATCGAATGGGAGCCTATGCCACTTATAAGGTATTGATTATTGCTATGCAATTATCCATCCCCATTATCTTTTCGATTATCGTTATTTCAAAGCTAGACCCAAGTATTAATTATGGCTTTGGTTTACTATTAGCTGCTGGCTTCTATGGTGGACATGGGACAGCGGCGGCAGTTGGGACAACCTTTGAAAATATGGGCTGGGAAACAGCGACAGATTTAGGGATGACTGCTGCAACAGGCGGTATTTTAGCAGGAATATTTGGCGGACTTATTTTTATTAAATGGGCAACACGAAAAGGCTACACACATTATGTGAAAGATTTCTCTGAGATTTCGAATGACTTAAAAACAGGATTAGTACAACCTCAAAACCGAACATCGCTTGGGCAGGAAACCGTTTCACCGATTGCCTTAGACCCGATTGCTTTCCATATAGCATTATTGCTTGTGCCATCAGGGTTTGGCTATTTATTAAATAATTATATTGCCAATACATGGGGACTTGAATTTCCAACGTTTACAATTGCCTTTTTACTCGCTTTAGTGATGTATTTATTGCTTGGCAAAGGTGAAAAGGGCGTTTACAAATATGTAGATAGTAAAGTAGTGGATCGTTTAGGAAGTGCTGCAACGGACTTCCTTGTATTCTTTGGGGTTGCTTCTATTAAACTACCAATTATTCTTGAATATGCGCTACCACTTGGTTTATTAATGCTATCAGGTGTTGTTATTGTGGTAGTAATGTTAGTGATTGTCGGACCAGCAATGAACTATGAAAGCTGGTTTGAGCGTTCGATCTTTGTATACGGCTATTCAACAGGTGTATTTGCGATTGGCTTAACATTGCTACGAGTAGTAGACCCGAACAATAAGTCGAAAACATTAACAGATACAGCTGTTGTAGGGCCTTTGAATACCCCCTTGGAGCTATTTGCTTGGTCAGCAGGGCCGATTATGCTGTTAGGTGGTCAACATTGGACATTTGTTGGTATCTTTTCTGCAATCGCCATCGCCTGCTTTGTGATTGCACGTATTTTCAAATGGTGGTATTGGAAGATACCGTTGGGCGAACGGCCACCTGTTCCACTAGAGGATGATCGAAGCAGTTCCTCATAA
- a CDS encoding alanine dehydrogenase: MVFGVLKDSKVGEYRVIITPLEVATIKADHHTVLVQRDAGLLAGFSNEQYEEAGAQIIDSIEEMYEKCDFLVKVKEIEENEYPLLRENQIVYTCIHPAAHKEQVQAILDSKCIAFTAEDSHRYGSVNCEAAGKQGALMGLQAMLTINGGKGKFVSGLAGAPGMKVLILGGGLVGRSALQVLQSLGAWCTVMDVNYGVLRDIGKTYNEKVNTQLSTKQNIEKLLPEIDMVINCVKWPKERKDYLIDRDMLHLMEKGSVIVDISNDTDGAIESFRETTHENPTYIENGVVHYCVSNIPGAIANSTSVAYAASVLPHIQSILNLGVKEACIKDGFLRRSLTAYQGYLTHEETSAIQNRPWIRPEEILDIANEKLDPAPPATSTRSTNFLQL, encoded by the coding sequence ATGGTATTTGGTGTATTAAAAGATAGCAAAGTAGGAGAATATCGTGTGATTATAACGCCTTTGGAGGTTGCGACAATTAAGGCAGATCATCATACGGTTCTTGTGCAAAGAGATGCAGGGCTGCTTGCAGGATTTAGCAATGAGCAATATGAAGAAGCAGGAGCTCAAATCATTGATTCGATTGAGGAAATGTATGAAAAATGCGATTTTTTAGTGAAAGTAAAAGAAATTGAAGAAAATGAGTATCCTTTACTGCGAGAAAATCAAATTGTTTATACTTGTATTCATCCAGCCGCACATAAGGAGCAAGTGCAAGCAATTCTTGATAGCAAATGTATTGCCTTTACAGCTGAGGACTCACATCGCTACGGCTCTGTAAACTGTGAAGCTGCTGGGAAGCAAGGAGCTTTAATGGGGCTACAAGCGATGCTGACAATTAACGGCGGAAAAGGAAAGTTCGTAAGCGGACTAGCAGGTGCGCCAGGGATGAAGGTGCTTATTCTTGGAGGTGGTTTAGTAGGTCGCTCTGCATTGCAGGTGCTACAATCGCTCGGTGCGTGGTGTACGGTAATGGATGTTAACTATGGTGTCTTACGAGATATTGGCAAAACGTATAATGAAAAAGTGAACACACAATTATCGACAAAGCAAAATATTGAAAAGTTATTACCAGAAATTGATATGGTCATTAATTGTGTTAAATGGCCAAAAGAGCGTAAGGACTATTTAATTGATCGTGATATGTTGCACTTAATGGAAAAGGGCTCAGTGATTGTTGATATTAGTAATGATACGGATGGTGCGATTGAATCCTTCCGTGAAACAACACATGAAAATCCTACATATATTGAAAATGGGGTTGTGCATTATTGTGTAAGTAATATTCCTGGTGCGATTGCTAACTCAACTTCTGTTGCTTATGCCGCATCTGTGCTACCACATATTCAATCAATTTTAAATTTAGGTGTAAAAGAAGCTTGTATCAAAGACGGCTTTTTACGAAGAAGTTTAACAGCTTATCAAGGCTATTTAACACATGAAGAAACAAGTGCTATTCAAAATAGACCGTGGATTCGACCAGAGGAAATTTTGGATATTGCCAATGAAAAGCTTGACCCAGCACCGCCTGCTACATCGACAAGATCCACGAACTTTTTACAGCTTTAA
- a CDS encoding response regulator, which translates to MSEISAVSDIMKEYEVRSYFEIWRESVIRSRLTITAIFFKIADSSQTSSTDNSINQQITVFLQSKVRKTDLLFQLADGKHWGIFFLQSSNIEARAFLKRIFTILQAEKQYQHIALNVSITEIRNNHVTFEELLTKNKEKLAENGALNWSIAQIEDYCIQPTEQVKVSVIEQNKIFRQVLKSTLDQIDIPFFTLEVEVYEDGYSFLESESYKTGHMHLIMMNDILPRKNGLEILHILRNMPNDKKFIIYMMSERNSEIAMLNAYEGGVDEYIVKPFNLRLLEAKIKRTFARFWL; encoded by the coding sequence ATGAGTGAAATAAGTGCTGTGTCAGACATCATGAAGGAATATGAAGTAAGAAGCTATTTTGAAATATGGAGGGAAAGTGTGATTCGATCTCGACTGACGATCACAGCAATTTTTTTTAAAATAGCTGATTCTTCGCAAACGAGTTCAACTGACAATTCTATAAATCAGCAAATAACCGTATTCTTACAATCTAAAGTTCGTAAGACTGATTTACTCTTTCAATTAGCGGACGGTAAGCATTGGGGAATTTTCTTTTTACAAAGCAGCAATATAGAAGCGAGAGCATTTTTAAAACGAATTTTTACGATCTTACAAGCTGAAAAACAGTATCAGCATATTGCCTTAAACGTATCGATTACAGAAATACGCAATAATCATGTTACTTTTGAGGAATTACTTACTAAAAATAAAGAAAAGCTAGCAGAAAATGGAGCATTAAATTGGTCGATAGCCCAAATTGAGGACTATTGTATACAGCCTACTGAGCAGGTAAAGGTCAGCGTTATTGAGCAAAATAAAATCTTTAGGCAAGTATTAAAATCAACACTTGATCAAATAGACATTCCTTTTTTTACGTTAGAGGTGGAGGTCTATGAGGATGGCTATAGTTTCTTAGAATCGGAAAGCTATAAAACAGGCCATATGCATTTAATCATGATGAATGATATTTTACCTCGTAAGAATGGCTTAGAAATTCTGCATATTCTACGAAATATGCCAAATGACAAGAAATTTATTATTTATATGATGTCAGAGCGTAATTCGGAGATTGCTATGCTGAATGCTTATGAAGGTGGCGTTGATGAATACATTGTTAAACCATTTAATTTACGTCTGCTAGAGGCGAAAATTAAAAGGACTTTTGCGAGGTTTTGGTTATGA
- the istB gene encoding IS21-like element helper ATPase IstB, which translates to MSTNYQQLQQNLEYLKLKQMGLHLNEVIDFSIKNELSFIDTLIKLTNYEIDVREQNMIHAMVKVAAFPHLKEMKDFDFEFQPSINQQQLLDFQSLRFIEANENIVFLGPSGVGKTHLATAIGITAAKKRTSTYFIKCHDLIQNLKRARLENRLESRLKHYTKYKLLIIDEIGYLPIDPEDAKLFFQLIDARYEYRSTIFTTNVNFKSWDEIFPEPKLANAILDRILHHASVVTIVGDSYRLKQHLAPENE; encoded by the coding sequence ATGAGCACAAACTATCAGCAGCTCCAACAAAACTTGGAGTATTTAAAATTAAAGCAAATGGGCCTCCATTTGAATGAAGTTATTGACTTCAGTATAAAGAATGAACTTTCATTTATTGATACGCTTATTAAACTAACAAACTACGAAATTGATGTCCGTGAGCAAAATATGATTCATGCGATGGTGAAAGTAGCTGCATTCCCACACTTAAAGGAAATGAAGGATTTTGATTTTGAATTCCAACCAAGCATTAATCAGCAACAATTACTTGATTTTCAAAGTCTTCGTTTTATTGAAGCAAACGAAAATATCGTATTTCTAGGTCCAAGTGGTGTCGGCAAGACCCATTTGGCCACTGCAATAGGCATTACGGCAGCAAAAAAACGCACAAGTACCTATTTTATTAAGTGCCATGACTTAATTCAGAACCTGAAGAGAGCACGATTAGAAAACCGCTTAGAGAGCCGTTTAAAGCATTATACGAAATATAAATTATTAATCATTGACGAGATTGGATATTTACCAATTGATCCAGAGGATGCAAAACTATTCTTCCAGTTGATTGATGCCCGTTATGAATATCGCAGCACGATTTTTACAACAAACGTGAATTTCAAATCATGGGATGAAATTTTCCCTGAACCGAAGTTAGCAAATGCGATTCTAGATAGGATTTTACATCACGCTAGTGTAGTCACAATCGTGGGTGATTCATATCGATTAAAGCAACATTTAGCCCCAGAAAATGAGTGA